The following coding sequences are from one Lycium ferocissimum isolate CSIRO_LF1 chromosome 3, AGI_CSIRO_Lferr_CH_V1, whole genome shotgun sequence window:
- the LOC132049699 gene encoding 29 kDa ribonucleoprotein B, chloroplastic-like yields MASSVSSLQFLFVTPQTLSSLKPHHSTSTSFSFFSLPSKNLSLSSSTTTPSSFKPFESSSRFVRNVTLSEFDQLEDDVEEVEQPNFSPDLKLFVGNLPFSVDSAALAGLFERAGNVEMVEVIYDKLTGRSRGFGFVTMSSKAEVEAAEQQFNGYEIDGRALRVNCGPPPEKRENSFGGGRGGRSENSSFGGARGGGRSFDSSNRVYVGNLSWGVDDLALKELFSEQGQVVDAKVVYDRDSGRSRGFGFVTYSSAKEVNNAIDSLNGVDLDGRSIRVSAAEERPTRRQF; encoded by the exons ATGGCTTCTTCCGTTTCttctcttcaatttctcttTGTCACCCCACAAACCCTTTCTTCTCTAAAACCCCACCATTCCACTTcaacttcattttctttcttttctttaccATCAAAGAATCTTTCTTTatcttcttcaacaacaacaccttcTTCTTTTAAGCCTTTTGAGTCATCTTCTAGGTTTGTACGTAACGTGACGTTGTCTGAATTTGACCAACTGGAAGACGATGTTGAAGAAGTGGAGCAACCTAATTTCTCACCAGACCTTAAACTGTTTGTTGGTAATTTGCCATTCAGTGTTGACAGTGCTGCTCTTGCTGGTCTTTTTGAACGTGCTGGAAATGTCGAAATGGTTGAG GTTATATATGACAAGCTTACAGGAAGAAGCAGAGGGTTTGGTTTTGTGACAATGTCTAGTAAAGCTGAAGTGGAAGCTGCTGAACAACAATTCAATGGATAT GAAATCGACGGGAGGGCATTGAGGGTGAACTGTGGGCCACCGCCAGAGAAAAGGGAGAATTCTTTTGGAGGTGGACGAGGTGGAAGAAGTGAGAATTCTTCTTTTGGAGGTGCACGGGGTGGTGGGAGAAGTTTTGATAGCTCCAACAGAGTCTATGTAGGAAACCTTTCATGGGGTGTCGATGATCTCGCACTAAAAGAATTGTTCAGTGAGCAAGGCCAAGTTGTGGATGCCAAAGTAGTCTATGACAGAGATAGTGGTAGATCAAGGGGCTTTGGATTTGTAACATACAGTTCCGCTAAAGAGGTCAACAATGCAATCGATAGCTTGAATGGCGTT GACCTTGATGGCAGGTCCATACGTGTAAGCGCTGCTGAAGAGCGTCCAACCAGGCGTCAATTTTGA